A window of Aurantibacillus circumpalustris genomic DNA:
AACAACAAAATTGCCGAATTAGAATTGATTACCGAGAATGTTGAAAAACTTTCGAGAAGATTAAGAGATACAGCCTTTGGCATGACCCTTGTACCAATCAATAACATGTTCGGTCGTTTCCAACGTATGGTACGTGATGTATCTGGAGTTTTAGGTAAAGAAATTGAATTTATCACTGAAGGAGGAGAAACCGAACTAGATAAAACAATTATTGAAACCCTTACCGATCCTTTGATGCACATTCTTAGAAACAGTCTTGATCACGGTGTTGAGAAAGGTGAAGAAAGAATAGCAAAAGGTAAACCGGCTTCGGGTAAAGTTATTTTAAAAGCCTTTTATTCAGGAGTTTTTGTTTACATACAAATTACAGATGATGGCAAAGGAATTGATGTAGAAGCAGTAAGAGCAAAGGCTATCAGTAAAGGCATTATTAAGGCTACAGATTATTTAAGTGAGAAAGAAGTTTTCGATTTAATTTTTTACCCTGGTTTTTCTACTGCTCAAAAAGTTACCGATGTATCGGGAAGAGGCGTAGGAATGGATGTTGTAAAACGTAACATTACCGATCTTAAAGGTTCTATCATTGTGGATTCAAAAATAAATGAAGGAACCACTTTAACCATTAAACTTCCTTTAACACTTTCCATTATTGATGGTCTGCTTGTTTCAATAGACAGCGTAAATTATATTATTCCATTATCCGTTATTACAAAATGTTTTTCTGTAAATAATAAAGATATGATTGGAAGCTTTAATAATCTTATTGTACTCGATGAAGAGCAGGTTCCATTTATTCATTTAAGAGAAGAGTTTGGTTATAACAGTTTAGCGGCCGGTCAATCGCAGATGATTGTTGTAAATAATGGCGAAAGAAAAGTCGGCATTAGCGTTGACAATATTATTGGCGAATACCAAGCTGTTGTTAAGCCATTAGGTAAATATTATAAAAAACAGGATTTCGTTTCAGGCGCCTCCATTCTTGGAGATGGAACAATAGCACTTGTTTTAGACACAAATAAAGTAATCGATTTATATACACAAAACACACAAAAAGAAGAAAAATCATGGCAACTAAATTAATGAAAGACGACAAAATAGAAGCAACAAAATCATTCTTGTCATTTAAACTCGCAGAAGAACATTTTGCAATTGAAGTAATGAAAATTATGGAAATCTTAGAAGTTCCTAAGATTACCAAAGTACCACACGCACCTGACTTTTTAAAAGGTGTAGTAAATTTACGTGGTGGCGTGTTACCCGTTATTGATGCCCGCACAAAATTTGGCATGCAATCAATTGACATGACAGTAGACACGTGTATTTTAGTTTTAAGTATTGAACTAAATGAAGAAACTATCACTGTTGGCGCACTTGTAGACTCAGTATCGGAAGTATTTGAAATGGAAGAAAAACACATTCAACCTTCTCCAAGCATTGGATCAAAATACAATGCTGACTTTATTCAAGGGATGATTAAAGAAAAAGATCAGTTCATGATGTTACTTGACATTGATAAAGTTTTTTCATCAGAAGAATTGGAAGCTATCATTGAACCTAAAGTTGAAACTACTTTAGCATAAACATTCTCTATATTTAGTTTTGGTTTTTTAATAAGGGGTTTTTAAAGCTAAAATCTAAATGAGAATTCTTAAGCAGGCGGTGCAACACCGTCTGCTTTTTTTGTCAGCAATTCAAAAACAGGAAACATAAGAGATTTACTTCCAACAACAAAATAAAAGCCAAATTCATTTTAAATAAAAACATTACAAACAATTTACCTTAGTAACAATAATTTTGCAATTAAATAATAATTAATTAACGTCTTTCCGTCAGACAAAACCAAACAAACATACCATGTTAAAACAACAAACAACAATTAAGCTTAAACTATTAGTTTTTGCAACATCCACAATCTTAACGATGTGTATTCTGGGAATCTTCTTCTATCGCACTATTGGACGAATTGACCAGAATAGAAATATCAGTTCAGAATTCACGAGTGTGTGGGTAAAAACACTTGAACTAAGAAAATCAGAAAAAGATTTTTTATTAAGAGAAAATACAAATATGAATTTTTTTGAAACGGGCGAAAGTTCTTATGCGAAAAAATTAGATCAGACAGTTCTTGAAATTAACACGCTCATTACCGAGTTGAAACAATCAGATATTGTTCGTGAGAACGCAATTGATATCGACAGAATTGGCAACCTGTTAAAACAATACCAAGAAAACTTCAAAAAAATTGTAGCAGCTAAACTAAAAAGAGGTGAACTTGATTTTGGTATTATAGGCCAAATGCGCAAAGCAGTTAGAAGCGTTGAAGAAGAGGTTACAAGTGACCCTAACGTAACCATTCAGATTTTAACA
This region includes:
- a CDS encoding chemotaxis protein CheA gives rise to the protein MDAMRVTYLEEANDLLSNLERALLALETNSNDKSYIEEVFRVMHTLKGNSSMFGLPLIAEFVHDLETIYDKIRVGEMALSKDLLDCTFLCLDHLKIIIHDSDLNNQINRDNHENLIHQITDFINQKKSDDTSKNSENIQPSLKTFHITFEPQPTIFENGTNPLFLLAEIASMGKSQAIPHFKSISKLTDYSVDSCFTYWDIYLETEKTDKDIMDVFVFVEDCSKIEITELPGINLLNNTTFTDLISKNQYQDLKTDKEEITSLATSLLTEVKPETAKQEVAVKTTEKTEIVAKGKKEKTISSIRVSSDKLDELMNLVSELVTTQAGLSLFVANNKIAELELITENVEKLSRRLRDTAFGMTLVPINNMFGRFQRMVRDVSGVLGKEIEFITEGGETELDKTIIETLTDPLMHILRNSLDHGVEKGEERIAKGKPASGKVILKAFYSGVFVYIQITDDGKGIDVEAVRAKAISKGIIKATDYLSEKEVFDLIFYPGFSTAQKVTDVSGRGVGMDVVKRNITDLKGSIIVDSKINEGTTLTIKLPLTLSIIDGLLVSIDSVNYIIPLSVITKCFSVNNKDMIGSFNNLIVLDEEQVPFIHLREEFGYNSLAAGQSQMIVVNNGERKVGISVDNIIGEYQAVVKPLGKYYKKQDFVSGASILGDGTIALVLDTNKVIDLYTQNTQKEEKSWQLN
- a CDS encoding chemotaxis protein CheW: MATKLMKDDKIEATKSFLSFKLAEEHFAIEVMKIMEILEVPKITKVPHAPDFLKGVVNLRGGVLPVIDARTKFGMQSIDMTVDTCILVLSIELNEETITVGALVDSVSEVFEMEEKHIQPSPSIGSKYNADFIQGMIKEKDQFMMLLDIDKVFSSEELEAIIEPKVETTLA